In one window of Zingiber officinale cultivar Zhangliang chromosome 11A, Zo_v1.1, whole genome shotgun sequence DNA:
- the LOC122030853 gene encoding uncharacterized protein LOC122030853 isoform X1 yields MGNCQASEAAAVVIQHPGGKAERLYWPTSAADVMKSNPGHYVALVTLTVSETKQDGGTVKFTRVRLLKPKDVLLLGQVYRLITSQAIRQKLRRRSCRESRTSSRNTRLNHAEDSRKKRNTGNLMLLERHSRRIQRTNLKWRGRTETSKRTAHKQRQQEAGTGDLHCRASLKQ; encoded by the exons ATGGGGAATTGCCAAGCGTCTGAGGCGGCGGCGGTGGTGATTCAGCACCCCGGAGGGAAGGCGGAGAGGCTTTACTGGCCGACGAGCGCCGCCGACGTGATGAAGAGCAACCCGGGGCACTACGTGGCCCTGGTGACGCTCACTGTCTCGGAGACCAAGCAGGACGGCGGCACCGTGAAGTTCACCCGGGTGCGACTGCTGAAGCCCAAGGACGTGCTGTTGCTCGGCCAGGTTTACCGACTGATCACCTCCCAAG CGATCCGCCAGAAGCTACGCAGGCGATCATGCAGAGAAAGCAGGACAAGCTCAAGAAATACCAGGCTGAATCATGCAGAGGACAGCCGCAAGAAGAGGAACACAGGAAACCTGATGCTGCTGGAGAGGCACAGCAGGAGGATTCAGAGAACAAACCTCaa GTGGCGAGGGAGGACGGAGACCAGCAAAAGAACAGCACACAAGCAGCGGCAGCAAGAGGCCGGCACTGGAGACCTTCATTGCAGAGCATCTCTGAAGCAGTGA
- the LOC122030853 gene encoding uncharacterized protein LOC122030853 isoform X2, with protein sequence MGNCQASEAAAVVIQHPGGKAERLYWPTSAADVMKSNPGHYVALVTLTVSETKQDGGTVKFTRVRLLKPKDVLLLGQVYRLITSQEATQAIMQRKQDKLKKYQAESCRGQPQEEEHRKPDAAGEAQQEDSENKPQVAREDGDQQKNSTQAAAARGRHWRPSLQSISEAVS encoded by the exons ATGGGGAATTGCCAAGCGTCTGAGGCGGCGGCGGTGGTGATTCAGCACCCCGGAGGGAAGGCGGAGAGGCTTTACTGGCCGACGAGCGCCGCCGACGTGATGAAGAGCAACCCGGGGCACTACGTGGCCCTGGTGACGCTCACTGTCTCGGAGACCAAGCAGGACGGCGGCACCGTGAAGTTCACCCGGGTGCGACTGCTGAAGCCCAAGGACGTGCTGTTGCTCGGCCAGGTTTACCGACTGATCACCTCCCAAG AAGCTACGCAGGCGATCATGCAGAGAAAGCAGGACAAGCTCAAGAAATACCAGGCTGAATCATGCAGAGGACAGCCGCAAGAAGAGGAACACAGGAAACCTGATGCTGCTGGAGAGGCACAGCAGGAGGATTCAGAGAACAAACCTCaa GTGGCGAGGGAGGACGGAGACCAGCAAAAGAACAGCACACAAGCAGCGGCAGCAAGAGGCCGGCACTGGAGACCTTCATTGCAGAGCATCTCTGAAGCAGTGAGCTGA
- the LOC122030852 gene encoding pyrroline-5-carboxylate reductase-like, protein MEPFAALILPPAHPLNIQLRPPPLGQHCSLAEERASGSVESSCLSEMAVPSTDIFKLGFIGAGNMAESIARGVAKSGVLPPPSIRTAHRRPERRLVFESFGVRILETNSQVVDESDIIVLSVKPQAAKQVLSDLKPFLSDEKLLVSIAAGIKLRDLQDWSGQRRIIRVMPNTPSAVGQAASVMCVGEMATEKDEERVASLFRAIGKVWTADEKYFDAVTGLSGSGPAYVYLAIEALADGGVAAGLPRDLALSLASQTVLGAATMVNQTGKHPGQLKDAVTSPAGTTIAGIHELEKGAYRATLMNAVVAATKRCRELSQS, encoded by the exons ATGGAACCGTTTGCAGCCCTAATTCTTCCGCCTGCCCACCCCTTAAATATCCAGCTCCGGCCGCCGCCACTAGGTCAGCATTGTTCCCTAGCAGAGGAAAGGGCAAGTGGATCTGTCGAGAGCTCTTGCTTGTCGGAGATGGCTGTACCATCCACGGACATATTCAAGCTAGGGTTCATCGGCGCCGGGAACATGGCAGAGAGCATCGCCCGGGGTGTCGCTAAGTCTGGCGTCCTCCCGCCACCTAGCATCCGCACCGCACATCGGCGTCCTGAGCGTCGCCTCGTTTTTGAATCATTTGGCGTGCGAATCCTTGAGACTAACTCCCAG GTTGTTGATGAGAGTGACATTATTGTTCTTTCTGTGAAACCTCAAGCAG CTAAACAAGTCTTGTCAGATTTGAAGCCCTTTTTATCAGATGAGAAACTTTTAGTATCCATAGCTGCTGGAATTAAGCTAAGAGATTTGCAG GATTGGTCTGGTCAGCGTCGGATAATTAGGGTAATGCCAAATACACCTTCAGCTGTTGGACAAGCAGCATCAG TCATGTGTGTCGGGGAGATGGCAACAGAAAAAGATGAAGAACGTGTGGCCAGTTTATTCCGTGCAATTGGAAAGGTATGGACAGCAGATGAGAAGTATTTTGATGCTGTAACTGGTTTGAG TGGTAGTGGCCCTGCATACGTATATTTGGCAATAGAGGCCTTGGCTGATGGTGGAGTGGCAGCTGGTCTTCCTCGTGATCTTGCTCTTAGTCTGGCATCACAAACG GTGTTAGGTGCTGCAACCATGGTTAATCAGACTGGAAAACATCCTGGTCAGCTGAAAGATGCAGTGACATCCCCTGCTGGGACGACAATAGCTGGGATTCATGAACTGGAGAAGGGTGCATACCGTGCTACCCTGATGAATGCTGTTGTTGCTGCCACCAAACGTTGCCGAGAGCTATCACAGTCATAA